From the Syngnathoides biaculeatus isolate LvHL_M chromosome 10, ASM1980259v1, whole genome shotgun sequence genome, one window contains:
- the LOC133507110 gene encoding dynein intermediate chain 2, ciliary-like isoform X7 translates to MSKDQAAAKSYKTTNKKKEDDDPGKLIKPADQVELTEAELKEEITKTLTARNPHAPQNIAHYKFNDGAYKLTTVVNHMAVHFVLEGCLEHQDFDDSHSLTATEELTEDATGEEGEESDEDDSGDGGEEEEAGEDDIPDSAASKANAEPKCTNQFNFIERSSQTINNPLQGRACQTVPPPRCNYYATAFQWDIYDVYMAELQKQEVKKEKQKDDTCEKNKKMMLIEKPSDDITQVSKSAKLLERMVNQNTFNEVAQDFKYFEDAADEFRDEEGTVLPLWKFQYDKAKMMCVTALCWNFIYPDFFGVGLGSYDFSKQGRGMLLFYTLKNSTYPEYIFPTGSGVLSLDIHKQHSYLVAVGFYDGCVCVYNLKNKGQNPQYKSTVNTGKHTDPVWQVRWQNDNSLNFYSVSSDGRVVSWMLIKNELAFSDALKLTLDYTVSDGLEGIQELIRASGTSFDFHTQIDDLFIVGTEEGKIHKCSKNYSSQYLKTYEAHNMAVGTVRWNPYHSKVFISCSSDWSVKIWDQDFNTPMFTFELHASVGDVAWAPYSSTVFAAVTTEGLVHVFDLAINKYQAICQQPVVNKKKTKLTHIEFNPVEPVFIVGDDRGSVISLKLSPNLRKKPKGKKGRDLVEGPEAEVAKMEKLLSLLRP, encoded by the exons ATGAGCAAAGATCAA GCAGCTGCCAAGTCATACAAAACTACAAACAAGAAAAAG GAGGATGATGATCCGGGGAAACTTATTAAACCTGCTGATCAAGTGGAACTCACTGAGGCT GAGCTGAAAGAGGAAATCACAAAGACTCTGACTGCAAGAAATCCACATGCCCCGCAAAATATTGCCCACTACAAATTTAAT GATGGCGCTTACAAGCTGACCACGGTTGTAAACCACATGGCCGTTCACTTCGTCTTGGAGGGTTGCCTCGAACATCAAGACTTTGATGATAGTCACAGTCTGACGGCCACCGAGGAACTCACTGAAGATG CAACAGGCGAGGAGGGCGAAGAATCTGATGAG gatgattctggtgatggaggtgaggaagaggaggctgGAGAAGACGACATACCAGACAGTGCTGCCTCCAAAGCAAATGCCGAGCCAAAATGTACAAATCAGTTCAACTTTATCGAAAGATCCTCTCAAACAATCAATAATCCACTGCAG GGTCGAGCCTGTCAGACTGTCCCACCTCCACGCTGCAACTATTACGCCACTGCTTTTCAG TGGGACATATATGATGTTTACATGGCTGAGCTACAGAAACAAGAGGTGAAAAAAGAGAAACAGAAAGACGAcacttgtgaaaaaaacaaaaagatgatgCTCATTGAGAAACCT AGTGATGACATCACACAAGTATCCAAATCTGCCAAGCTGTTGGAGCGCATGGTCAATCAAAACACTTTCAATGAAGTAGCACAAG ATTTCAAGTACTTTGAGGATGCGGCGGATGAATTTAGGGATGAGGAGGGCACTGTTCTCCCCCTGTGGAAGTTCCAGTATGACAAAGCCAAAATGATGTGTGTCACTGCCCTCTGTTG GAATTTTATTtatccagatttttttggtgtgggatTGGGATCAT ATGACTTCAGCAAACAAGGCCGTGGGATGCTTCTCTTCTACACGTTGAAGAACTCTACCTACCCCGAGTACATCTTTCCTACAGGTTCTGGTGTGCTGAGCCTCGACATTCACAAGCAACATTCCTACCTAGTTGCTGTCGGTTTCTACgacggctgtgtgtgtgtgtacaatttGAAAAACAAGGGCCAGAACCCTCAATACAAGAGCACTGTGAACACTGGCAAGCACACCGACCCAGTCTGGCAG gtACGCTGGCAGAATGACAACAGCCTCAATTTTTATTCTGTGTCTTCGGATGGCCGAGTTGTGTCCTGGATGCTTATTAAG AATGAGCTGGCCTTCTCTGACGCTCTCAAGCTCACATTGGATTATACTGTGTCGGATGGCCTGGAGGGGATTCAGGAACTTATTAGAG CTAGTGGCACATCTTTTGACTTTCACACACAGATTGATGATCTCTTCATAGTTGGCACTGAGGAGGGGAAAATACACAAG TGCTCAAAGAACTACTCAAGTCAGTACCTCAAGACATATGAAGCCCACAACATGGCAGTGGGCACTGTAAGGTGGAACCCCTATCACTCCAAGGTGTTCATCTCCTGCAGCTCGGATTGGAGTGTCAAGATCTGGGACCAGGATTTCAA CACTCCAATGTTTACTTTTGAGCTACATGCATCAGTTGGGGATGTGGCCTGGGCGCCGTACTCCTCTACTGTCTTTGCTGCTGTCACCACAGAAGGATTG GTTCATGTTTTTGACCTTGCCATCAACAAGTATCAGGCTATCTGCCAACAGCCCGTggtgaataaaaagaagaccAAGCTGACTCATATTGAGTTTAATCCCGTTGAGCCCGTCTTCATAGTGGGTGATGACAGAGGCTCTGTTATCAGTCTCAAACTGTCCCCTAACCTGCGCAAAAAACCAAAA GGGAAGAAGGGTCGTGATTTGGTGGAAGGTCCTGAGGCCGAAGTTGCCAAGATGGAGAAGCTACTCAGTCTGCTGAGACCTTGA
- the LOC133507110 gene encoding dynein axonemal intermediate chain 1-like isoform X3 has translation MGQTKADCKMASAKVENNREELHSYLIVASELPPMQHYLSEIPLMDRKAGALGGEDGVEKAEFPGGGPTPLYHLERSQEFGMHSFCYEAELPSSQEEALAFPLMHSHIHRFSKVWKQAPTGLLQSSAKYQAAAKSYKTTNKKKEDDDPGKLIKPADQVELTEAELKEEITKTLTARNPHAPQNIAHYKFNDGAYKLTTVVNHMAVHFVLEGCLEHQDFDDSHSLTATEELTEDATGEEGEESDEDDSGDGGEEEEAGEDDIPDSAASKANAEPKCTNQFNFIERSSQTINNPLQGRACQTVPPPRCNYYATAFQWDIYDVYMAELQKQEVKKEKQKDDTCEKNKKMMLIEKPSDDITQVSKSAKLLERMVNQNTFNEVAQDFKYFEDAADEFRDEEGTVLPLWKFQYDKAKMMCVTALCWNFIYPDFFGVGLGSYDFSKQGRGMLLFYTLKNSTYPEYIFPTGSGVLSLDIHKQHSYLVAVGFYDGCVCVYNLKNKGQNPQYKSTVNTGKHTDPVWQVRWQNDNSLNFYSVSSDGRVVSWMLIKNELAFSDALKLTLDYTVSDGLEGIQELIRASGTSFDFHTQIDDLFIVGTEEGKIHKCSKNYSSQYLKTYEAHNMAVGTVRWNPYHSKVFISCSSDWSVKIWDQDFNTPMFTFELHASVGDVAWAPYSSTVFAAVTTEGLGKKGRDLVEGPEAEVAKMEKLLSLLRP, from the exons ATGGGGCAAACAAAAGCTGATTGTAAAATGGCCTCAGCGAAGGTTGAAAATAATCGGGAGGAATTACATTCATATTTAATT GTGGCTTCAGAGCTGCCTCCGATGCAGCACTATCTCAGCGAAATCCCACTGATG GATCGGAAAGCAGGAGCTCTTGGCGGTGAAGATGGCGTTGAAAAAGCGGAATTTCCTGGAGGGGGCCCAACACCCTTGTATCATCTGGAACGATCACAAGAATTTGGAATGCATTCATTCTGCTACGAGGCTGAGCTGCCATCAAGTCAG GAGGAGGCGCTTGCATTCCCTTTGATGCACTCCCACATACACCGGTTCTCCAAGGTCTGGAAGCAAGCCCCCACTGGCCTTCTCCAGTCCTCTGCCAAATATCAG GCAGCTGCCAAGTCATACAAAACTACAAACAAGAAAAAG GAGGATGATGATCCGGGGAAACTTATTAAACCTGCTGATCAAGTGGAACTCACTGAGGCT GAGCTGAAAGAGGAAATCACAAAGACTCTGACTGCAAGAAATCCACATGCCCCGCAAAATATTGCCCACTACAAATTTAAT GATGGCGCTTACAAGCTGACCACGGTTGTAAACCACATGGCCGTTCACTTCGTCTTGGAGGGTTGCCTCGAACATCAAGACTTTGATGATAGTCACAGTCTGACGGCCACCGAGGAACTCACTGAAGATG CAACAGGCGAGGAGGGCGAAGAATCTGATGAG gatgattctggtgatggaggtgaggaagaggaggctgGAGAAGACGACATACCAGACAGTGCTGCCTCCAAAGCAAATGCCGAGCCAAAATGTACAAATCAGTTCAACTTTATCGAAAGATCCTCTCAAACAATCAATAATCCACTGCAG GGTCGAGCCTGTCAGACTGTCCCACCTCCACGCTGCAACTATTACGCCACTGCTTTTCAG TGGGACATATATGATGTTTACATGGCTGAGCTACAGAAACAAGAGGTGAAAAAAGAGAAACAGAAAGACGAcacttgtgaaaaaaacaaaaagatgatgCTCATTGAGAAACCT AGTGATGACATCACACAAGTATCCAAATCTGCCAAGCTGTTGGAGCGCATGGTCAATCAAAACACTTTCAATGAAGTAGCACAAG ATTTCAAGTACTTTGAGGATGCGGCGGATGAATTTAGGGATGAGGAGGGCACTGTTCTCCCCCTGTGGAAGTTCCAGTATGACAAAGCCAAAATGATGTGTGTCACTGCCCTCTGTTG GAATTTTATTtatccagatttttttggtgtgggatTGGGATCAT ATGACTTCAGCAAACAAGGCCGTGGGATGCTTCTCTTCTACACGTTGAAGAACTCTACCTACCCCGAGTACATCTTTCCTACAGGTTCTGGTGTGCTGAGCCTCGACATTCACAAGCAACATTCCTACCTAGTTGCTGTCGGTTTCTACgacggctgtgtgtgtgtgtacaatttGAAAAACAAGGGCCAGAACCCTCAATACAAGAGCACTGTGAACACTGGCAAGCACACCGACCCAGTCTGGCAG gtACGCTGGCAGAATGACAACAGCCTCAATTTTTATTCTGTGTCTTCGGATGGCCGAGTTGTGTCCTGGATGCTTATTAAG AATGAGCTGGCCTTCTCTGACGCTCTCAAGCTCACATTGGATTATACTGTGTCGGATGGCCTGGAGGGGATTCAGGAACTTATTAGAG CTAGTGGCACATCTTTTGACTTTCACACACAGATTGATGATCTCTTCATAGTTGGCACTGAGGAGGGGAAAATACACAAG TGCTCAAAGAACTACTCAAGTCAGTACCTCAAGACATATGAAGCCCACAACATGGCAGTGGGCACTGTAAGGTGGAACCCCTATCACTCCAAGGTGTTCATCTCCTGCAGCTCGGATTGGAGTGTCAAGATCTGGGACCAGGATTTCAA CACTCCAATGTTTACTTTTGAGCTACATGCATCAGTTGGGGATGTGGCCTGGGCGCCGTACTCCTCTACTGTCTTTGCTGCTGTCACCACAGAAGGATTG GGGAAGAAGGGTCGTGATTTGGTGGAAGGTCCTGAGGCCGAAGTTGCCAAGATGGAGAAGCTACTCAGTCTGCTGAGACCTTGA